From Amycolatopsis sp. cg9, one genomic window encodes:
- a CDS encoding response regulator has product MTGTPIRLLLADDHPVVRAGLRAVLETEPGLLVVAEAATAEAAVARAAGGDIDVVLMDLQFGAGMTGAEATAAITARAGAPRVLIVTTYDTDADTLPAIQAGATGYLLKDALPEDLAAAVRTAAAGRTTLAPTVADRLLDRMRRPGVAVTRREIEVLALVADGLSNRAIAARLHLTEGTVKSHLARCYTKLGVDSRTAAVAAATDLGLIRR; this is encoded by the coding sequence GTGACCGGCACCCCGATCCGCCTGCTGTTGGCCGACGACCACCCCGTGGTGCGGGCGGGACTGCGCGCAGTCCTTGAGACCGAACCCGGCCTCCTCGTGGTCGCCGAGGCCGCGACCGCCGAAGCCGCCGTGGCCCGGGCCGCCGGTGGGGACATCGACGTCGTCCTCATGGATCTGCAGTTCGGTGCCGGGATGACCGGTGCCGAAGCCACCGCGGCGATCACCGCGCGGGCCGGGGCGCCGCGGGTCCTGATCGTCACCACCTACGACACCGACGCCGACACCCTGCCCGCCATCCAGGCCGGCGCCACCGGGTACCTGCTCAAGGACGCGCTGCCCGAAGACCTGGCCGCGGCGGTGCGCACCGCCGCGGCCGGGCGCACCACCCTGGCGCCCACCGTCGCCGACCGGCTCCTGGACCGGATGCGCCGGCCCGGTGTGGCGGTGACCCGGCGGGAGATCGAGGTGCTCGCCCTGGTCGCCGACGGGTTGTCCAACCGGGCCATCGCCGCGCGCCTGCACCTCACCGAAGGCACGGTGAAGTCGCACCTGGCGCGCTGCTACACCAAGCTCGGCGTCGACTCGCGCACGGCGGCCGTCGCGGCCGCGACGGACCTCGGTCTCATCCGCCGCTGA
- a CDS encoding FtsX-like permease family protein has product MFVAWRDLKFAKGRFALMGTVIVLITLLVGLLSGLTAGLGEQNVSAVTGLPADRIAFAAPGDGQDLSYADSTVTEAQWRQWSAAPGVTGAEPLGITTTKAAAGGRSAGVSVFGVRPGSPLAPDSGELTAHAAVLSAPAAAGLGVRSGDRVTLAGRQLTVAAVSGDASFSHTPVVWTTLDTWRAIAPPTGGDATVIALTTTAGADVAATDHAAGTRTVARDDSLSAIGSYRSENGSLQLMRGFLFAISALVIGAFFTVWTIQRSGDIAVLKALGATTAVLLKDALGQAVVLLGGGTLVGTGLAAALGAALAGSAVPFVLTPATVLVPAAVLVLLGGLGAALAVRRLTSVDPLTALGSAR; this is encoded by the coding sequence GTGTTCGTCGCCTGGAGAGACCTGAAATTCGCCAAGGGGCGCTTCGCCCTGATGGGGACCGTCATCGTGCTGATCACCCTGCTGGTCGGCCTGCTGTCCGGGCTGACCGCCGGACTCGGCGAGCAGAACGTCTCCGCCGTCACCGGCCTGCCCGCCGACCGGATCGCCTTCGCCGCCCCCGGCGACGGCCAGGACCTGTCCTACGCCGACTCCACCGTCACCGAGGCGCAGTGGCGGCAGTGGTCCGCCGCGCCGGGGGTCACCGGTGCCGAACCGCTGGGCATCACCACCACCAAGGCCGCGGCCGGCGGCCGGAGCGCCGGCGTCTCCGTGTTCGGCGTCCGGCCCGGATCCCCGCTCGCCCCGGACAGCGGCGAGCTCACCGCGCACGCCGCGGTCCTGTCCGCCCCGGCCGCCGCCGGCCTGGGGGTCCGCTCCGGCGACCGCGTCACCCTGGCCGGCCGGCAGCTGACCGTGGCCGCGGTCTCCGGCGACGCCTCCTTCAGCCACACCCCCGTCGTCTGGACCACCCTCGACACCTGGCGGGCGATCGCCCCGCCGACCGGCGGCGACGCGACCGTGATCGCCCTGACCACCACCGCCGGCGCCGACGTCGCGGCCACCGACCACGCCGCCGGCACCAGGACGGTCGCCCGGGACGATTCCCTGTCCGCGATCGGCTCCTACCGGTCCGAAAACGGTTCCCTGCAGCTGATGCGCGGTTTCCTGTTCGCCATCTCCGCGCTGGTGATCGGCGCCTTCTTCACCGTCTGGACGATCCAGCGCAGCGGCGACATCGCCGTCCTCAAGGCGCTGGGCGCCACCACGGCCGTGCTGCTCAAGGACGCGCTGGGCCAAGCCGTCGTCCTGCTCGGCGGCGGCACCCTGGTCGGCACCGGGCTCGCCGCCGCACTCGGAGCCGCGCTCGCCGGCTCCGCGGTCCCCTTCGTCCTCACCCCCGCCACCGTGCTGGTCCCGGCCGCCGTGCTGGTCCTGCTCGGCGGGCTCGGCGCGGCGCTCGCCGTCCGCCGGCTCACCTCCGTCGACCCGCTGACCGCCCTGGGAAGTGCCCGATGA
- a CDS encoding sensor histidine kinase has product MTPTSRVLTWCLHLLLVALLVLAAARAVAGGQPRAGAVVAAAVACAVVYAAGPLLPPVRASRRAAAGWLGAVGAGWLVLVVLTADGVWVAFPLYFLQLHLLSRRAGLLAVLATALTAIAAFAAHQDTVTPAAAIGPALGAAVAVAVVWGYQALYQESERRRRLIEELTAARADLAEAQHTAGVLAERERLAREIHDTLAQGLSSIQLLLRAAGRSLPDPPGNAARYVEQARQAAADNLAEARRFVAALSPPSLDGTTLAGALERLCATTSTRHRITARFHLTGDPAPLPTAHEVALLRIAQAALANTVRHAGATTAEVTLSYLGDEVALDVVDDGTGFDPGGLPVPDPGEGGFGLAAMRARTRALGGAFTVESTPGEGTALAARLPVARPAESQPEVRP; this is encoded by the coding sequence TTGACCCCGACCAGCCGGGTGCTGACCTGGTGCCTGCACCTGCTGCTCGTCGCCCTGCTCGTGCTGGCGGCGGCGCGGGCGGTGGCGGGCGGGCAGCCGCGGGCCGGTGCGGTCGTCGCGGCCGCGGTGGCCTGCGCGGTGGTGTACGCGGCCGGGCCGCTCCTCCCGCCGGTCCGCGCGTCCCGGCGGGCCGCCGCGGGGTGGCTGGGGGCCGTCGGCGCCGGGTGGCTGGTCCTGGTCGTCCTGACCGCCGACGGGGTGTGGGTCGCCTTCCCGCTGTACTTCCTCCAGCTCCACCTGCTGTCCCGCCGGGCGGGCCTGCTCGCGGTGCTCGCCACGGCGCTGACCGCGATCGCGGCCTTCGCCGCGCACCAGGACACCGTCACCCCGGCCGCCGCGATCGGCCCGGCGCTCGGCGCGGCGGTCGCGGTCGCCGTGGTGTGGGGCTACCAGGCGCTGTACCAGGAGAGCGAACGACGGCGGCGCCTGATCGAGGAGCTCACCGCGGCCCGCGCCGACCTGGCCGAGGCCCAGCACACCGCCGGGGTGCTGGCCGAACGGGAACGCCTGGCCCGCGAGATCCACGACACCCTCGCCCAGGGGCTGTCCAGCATCCAACTGCTGCTGCGCGCCGCCGGGCGGTCCCTGCCCGATCCGCCGGGGAACGCCGCCCGCTACGTGGAGCAGGCTCGCCAGGCCGCCGCGGACAACCTCGCCGAAGCACGCCGCTTCGTCGCCGCCCTCAGCCCGCCGTCGCTCGACGGCACCACGCTCGCGGGCGCGCTGGAACGCCTGTGCGCCACCACCAGCACCCGCCACCGGATCACCGCGCGCTTCCACCTCACCGGCGACCCGGCACCGCTGCCGACCGCCCACGAGGTGGCATTGCTGCGCATCGCCCAGGCGGCGCTCGCCAACACCGTCCGGCACGCCGGCGCCACCACCGCCGAGGTCACGTTGAGCTACCTCGGCGACGAGGTAGCCCTCGACGTCGTCGACGACGGCACCGGCTTCGACCCCGGCGGGCTGCCGGTACCCGATCCCGGCGAAGGCGGGTTCGGGCTGGCGGCCATGCGCGCCCGCACCCGCGCACTGGGCGGCGCGTTCACCGTCGAGTCCACGCCCGGCGAGGGCACCGCGCTGGCCGCCCGGCTTCCCGTGGCCCGGCCCGCCGAGAGCCAGCCGGAGGTTCGCCCGTGA
- a CDS encoding ABC transporter ATP-binding protein — protein sequence MSLTLTDVTLTYPDGDTRLTALDRVSLDVPRGSLTAVVGPSGSGKSSLLAVAATLITPDSGTVTVDGTAATGLTRRERTDLRRHRIGIVFQQPNLLPALTAAEQLQVMARIGGRSPAKARTRALDLLDAVGLAAQAGRRPHQLSGGQRQRVNIARALMNEPTVLLVDEPTSALDHDRGAAVIDLLTRLTHQRATATVLVTHDRAHLTAADRIAEVHDGRLRLAAATG from the coding sequence ATGAGCCTCACCCTGACCGACGTCACCCTCACCTACCCCGACGGCGACACCCGCCTGACCGCGCTCGACCGGGTCAGCCTGGACGTCCCGCGCGGCAGCCTGACCGCGGTGGTCGGCCCGTCGGGGTCCGGCAAGTCCAGCCTGCTGGCCGTCGCCGCCACCCTGATCACCCCCGACTCCGGGACCGTCACCGTCGACGGCACGGCGGCCACCGGCCTGACCCGCCGCGAGCGCACCGATCTGCGCCGGCACCGGATCGGCATCGTCTTCCAGCAGCCGAACCTGCTGCCCGCGCTCACCGCCGCCGAACAGCTCCAGGTCATGGCCCGGATCGGCGGGCGCTCCCCGGCGAAGGCCCGCACCCGCGCGCTGGACCTGCTCGACGCCGTCGGCCTCGCCGCCCAGGCGGGCCGCCGCCCGCACCAGCTCTCCGGCGGCCAGCGCCAGCGCGTGAACATCGCCCGCGCCCTGATGAACGAGCCCACGGTCCTCCTGGTCGACGAACCCACCAGCGCCCTCGACCACGACCGCGGGGCCGCCGTCATCGACCTCCTCACCCGCCTCACCCACCAGCGGGCGACCGCGACGGTCCTGGTCACCCACGACCGCGCCCACCTCACCGCGGCCGACCGGATCGCCGAAGTCCACGACGGCCGCCTGCGCCTCGCGGCGGCGACCGGCTGA
- a CDS encoding BTAD domain-containing putative transcriptional regulator, with the protein MTAIRVLLVDDQELVRSGLRRILRERDGFTIVGECGDGAEVPAALAAAEADVVVMDLRMKHVDGIEATRRLRRTGARPPVLALTTFDDDELLAGVLRAGAVGYVLKDSPAEDLIRAVRAVAAGDAWLDVAVTARVLTAYRHAAAHPEPAPGSLTPEHLELLRAAGRGGTDAEIAGTLGLSESVVKTRFARLLKELGLRDRAAAVVYAFDHGIVTAARTTAGPPAPAPRPPAARLRFSVLGPLRAWRGTAALDLGPVRQQALLAALLLRPDVVVTDHGLLDDVWGLEPPGTGTGVLPTYVLRLRSCLRAAHETSKESVIRRGRAGYLFASDGVRTDLTRLRELDQEAKAAAGTGDLATAAELCADAIGLFQGEPLAGLPGPFAEGERLRLREHRLSLAQRKADSQLRLGRYASAADELSTVLAAHPHREPIAALLMRALYARGLRTDALAVYQRVHDRLVRDFAVEPGAELTRTRTAVLEGDDRSLGFA; encoded by the coding sequence GTGACCGCGATCCGGGTGCTGCTGGTCGACGACCAGGAGCTGGTGCGCTCCGGCCTGCGCCGGATCCTGCGCGAGCGCGACGGGTTCACCATCGTCGGCGAATGCGGCGACGGCGCCGAAGTACCGGCGGCCCTCGCCGCGGCCGAAGCCGACGTCGTCGTCATGGACCTGCGGATGAAGCACGTCGACGGGATCGAAGCGACCCGGCGGCTGCGCCGGACCGGCGCCCGGCCGCCGGTGCTGGCCCTGACCACGTTCGACGACGACGAGCTGCTCGCGGGCGTGCTGCGGGCGGGCGCGGTCGGTTACGTCCTGAAGGACTCGCCCGCCGAGGACCTGATCCGGGCCGTCCGCGCCGTCGCCGCGGGCGACGCGTGGCTCGACGTCGCCGTCACCGCCCGCGTGCTCACCGCCTACCGGCACGCGGCCGCGCACCCCGAGCCGGCGCCGGGATCGCTGACCCCGGAACACCTCGAGCTGCTGCGCGCCGCCGGCCGGGGCGGCACCGACGCCGAAATCGCCGGCACGCTCGGCCTTTCCGAATCGGTGGTGAAGACCCGGTTCGCCCGCCTCCTGAAGGAACTCGGCCTGCGCGACCGGGCCGCGGCGGTCGTGTACGCCTTCGACCACGGCATCGTGACGGCCGCCCGGACCACCGCCGGCCCCCCGGCCCCCGCGCCCCGGCCGCCGGCGGCGAGGCTGCGGTTTTCGGTGCTCGGTCCGTTGCGGGCGTGGCGGGGCACGGCCGCCCTCGACCTCGGCCCGGTGCGCCAGCAGGCCCTGCTGGCCGCCCTGCTGCTGCGCCCGGACGTCGTGGTCACCGACCACGGGCTCCTCGACGACGTCTGGGGCCTCGAACCACCGGGAACCGGCACCGGCGTGCTGCCGACGTACGTGCTGCGGCTGCGTTCCTGCCTGCGCGCGGCCCACGAAACCAGCAAGGAGTCGGTGATCCGCCGCGGCCGCGCGGGTTACCTGTTCGCGAGCGACGGCGTCCGGACCGACCTCACGCGCCTGCGGGAGCTCGACCAGGAAGCGAAAGCGGCCGCCGGCACCGGCGACCTGGCCACCGCGGCCGAGCTCTGCGCGGACGCCATCGGGCTCTTCCAGGGCGAACCGCTCGCGGGCCTGCCCGGCCCCTTCGCCGAGGGCGAGCGGCTGCGGCTGCGGGAACACCGGCTTTCCCTGGCGCAGCGGAAAGCGGACTCGCAGCTGCGCCTGGGCCGGTACGCCTCGGCCGCGGACGAGCTGTCGACCGTGCTCGCGGCCCATCCCCACCGCGAACCGATCGCGGCGCTGCTGATGCGCGCGCTGTACGCCCGCGGCCTGCGGACCGACGCCTTGGCGGTGTACCAGCGGGTCCACGACCGGCTGGTGCGCGATTTCGCGGTCGAACCCGGCGCGGAACTGACCCGCACCCGCACGGCGGTGCTCGAAGGCGACGACCGGTCGCTCGGGTTCGCGTAA